The Coffea arabica cultivar ET-39 chromosome 8e, Coffea Arabica ET-39 HiFi, whole genome shotgun sequence genome window below encodes:
- the LOC113705029 gene encoding transcription factor bHLH14-like has product MEDILAAAASSPASLLCEATLAAPKQRLQFIMQNQREWWVYSIFWQASRDRDGRLVLSWGDGHFRGPKDCSQRACNNNGLLLQQPLADNGVKVTTQDIFGRRKAGKEVPSSFPWRDSTSHSKSDGFGDGRDVADSEWFYMLSLTRCFVSGEDLLVRTFNSGSYAWLVGDHQLLFYNCERAKEAHSHGVKTFVCISTSGGILELGSSELIKEDWGLVQLCKTLFGSEDQNSTSSTSTTTTTRDAILGSNNTTPAGGGLFDIGGLLGHDPKQNSLQEDKPQESNLTIMNIDDESASGTLTPIGGQRISTGSAGMAHTGPKLLETQNFMPEAAGKWSKVRSPSSRRRMREASMTGQEMALNHVEAERQRREKLNHRFYALRSVVPNVSRMDKASLLADAVAYINELKAKIQELEARVGVGSLGGAQYHDRKLLVTTATSCGDFIQETQSTVTADQNQSGMSSKPYSSVPYTANNSSHEIQVKFVNGSVAILHILCPDVNYPSAKLMDALRQMELQVCSASFSPVQDLMLHDVVIRIPRNDALATEDALKTALLRRLRL; this is encoded by the coding sequence ATGGAAGACATTCTAGCTGCTGCAGCATCTTCTCCGGCTTCGCTACTCTGCGAAGCAACACTTGCTGCACCTAAGCAACGGTTGCAGTTCATCATGCAAAACCAGCGAGAGTGGTGGGTTTATTCTATCTTCTGGCAGGCATCAAGGGATCGAGACGGGCGCCTGGTTTTGTCGTGGGGTGATGGCCATTTCCGCGGGCCTAAAGACTGTTCCCAGAGAGCGTGCAATAACAACGGATTGCTACTACAGCAACCACTTGCCGATAACGGCGTGAAGGTGACCACTCAGGACATCTTCGGGAGAAGGAAGGCAGGGAAAGAAGTTCCTTCGTCCTTTCCCTGGAGGGATTCTACTTCCCACAGCAAAAGCGATGGATTTGGTGATGGCCGGGATGTTGCTGATTCGGAGTGGTTTTATATGCTGTCGCTGACCAGGTGCTTTGTGTCCGGAGAAGACCTTCTGGTCCGAACCTTCAATTCGGGTTCGTATGCGTGGTTAGTTGGAGATCACCAACTCCTGTTTTACAACTGCGAGAGGGCTAAAGAAGCTCATTCTCATGGAGTTAAAACTTTTGTTTGCATCTCCACTTCAGGTGGAATTCTGGAATTGGGATCCTCAGAATTGATAAAAGAAGACTGGGGACTGGTGCAACTTTGCAAGACACTGTTTGGCTCAGAAGATCAAAACAGCACCAGCAGTACTAGTACAACTACCACCACCAGAGACGCCATCCTTGGTAGTAATAATACTACTCCTGCAGGAGGAGGACTGTTTGACATTGGCGGCCTGCTAGGTCATGATCCCAAACAAAACTCACTGCAGGAAGACAAGCCCCAGGAAAGCAACTTAACAATTATGAACATTGATGATGAATCCGCTTCAGGAACGTTGACACCAATAGGTGGGCAGCGGATATCAACTGGATCTGCAGGGATGGCTCACACTGGTCCCAAACTATtggaaactcaaaatttcatgCCCGAGGCGGCAGGAAAATGGAGCAAGGTCCGATCGCCGTCATCGAGAAGAAGAATGAGAGAGGCATCCATGACGGGGCAAGAAATGGCGCTGAACCATGTGGAGGCAGAAAGGCAGAGGCGAGAGAAGCTCAATCACAGATTCTATGCTCTCAGAAGCGTGGTACCCAACGTATCCAGAATGGACAAAGCCTCGCTTCTTGCAGATGCAGTCGCTTACATCAACGAGCTCAAGGCCAAAATTCAGGAATTGGAGGCCAGAGTTGGAGTTGGATCGCTAGGAGGAGCACAATATCATGATCGCAAACTACTTGTTACTACTGCCACAAGCTGCGGGGATTTCATTCAAGAGACTCAAAGCACCGTCACAGCTGATCAAAATCAAAGCGGAATGTCATCTAAACCTTACAGTAGTGTTCCATATACTGCTAATAATTCGAGTCATGAAATCCAAGTAAAGTTTGTAAATGGATCGGTAGCCATTCTCCACATTCTATGTCCGGATGTGAATTACCCATCAGCCAAATTGATGGATGCACTGCGACAAATGGAGCTCCAAGTTTGCTCCGCAAGCTTCTCCCCCGTACAGGACTTGATGCTACACGATGTTGTGATTAGGATTCCCAGAAATGATGCTTTGGCTACTGAGGATGCTCTCAAAACTGCACTCCTTAGAAGGTTACGGCTTTAA
- the LOC113704028 gene encoding probable lysophospholipase BODYGUARD 1: protein MEVKARSRSALLMTGRFLNHLLSLIMFSVLDLLDFALCYLYKVIDFFVEAERKPCYCSSAKEAITSSGKILVSEQGESKKVVCLTSTKLQLEEISDTLYTRPALLSGVSKSTVNRLTVNSRAVIQKPDKNTKRGGGGRGTLRSTFTVNSTIVEMLQGKIRAAHQPPHPPMPRWSDCDCKTCNSWASSCKETLYVKVQGATDNVEEDVIFIHGFISSSAFWTETLFPNFSESAKSKYRFIAVDLLGFGRSPKPTDSLYTLREHVEMIERSVLEPHKVKSFHIVAHSLGCILALALSVKHPASVKSLTLLAPPYFPVPRGVEASQYMMRRVAPRRVWPLMAFGSSIACWYEHISRTVCLLICKNHRLWDFLTKLLTRNRIRTYLIEGFCCHTHNAAWHTLHNIICGTAGKMEGYLDVVKNRLKCAVTVIHGRDDEVIPVECSYNVQSRVPRAQVKVVENKDHITIVVGRQKAFARELEEIWKISSL from the exons ATGGAAGTTAAGGCACGGTCTAGATCGGCCCTACTAATGACTGGCAGATTTCTGAACCATTTGCTCAGCTTGATCATGTTCTCTGTTCTAGACCTGCTTGATTTTGCGCTGTGTTACTTGTACAAAGTGATAGATTTTTTCGTGGAGGCAGAACGGAAGCCCTGTTACTGCTCCTCGGCTAAAGAAGCCATCACCAGCAGTGGCAAAATCCTAGTCTCGGAGCAAGGAGAGTCTAAAAAGGTCGTATGCCTCACCTCTACCAAGTTGCAGCTGGAGGAGATCTCCGACACTCTCTACACTCGCCCTGCATTGCTCTCCGGGGTCTCTAAGTCCACCGTCAACCGCCTCACCGTCAACAGCCGCGCCGTCATTCAGAAACCCGACAAGAATACCAAgaggggaggaggaggaagaggaacGCTACGCTCAACGTTCACCGTCAACTCCACCATTGTTGAAATGCTGCAAGGTAAAATCAGGGCCGCCCACCAACCCCCCCATCCTCCCATGCCAAGGTGGTCAGATTGTGATTGTAAAACCTGCAACTCCTGGGCGTCTTCTTGCAAAGAGACCTTATACGTCAAGGTCCAAGGAGCCACAG ATAATGTGGAAGAAGACGTGATATTCATACACGGCTTCATCTCATCTTCAGCATTTTGGACGGAAACATTGTTCCCAAACTTCTCCGAGTCAGCCAAGTCTAAGTATCGATTCATTGCGGTTGATCTGCTTGGTTTTGGAAGGAGCCCTAAGCCAACGGATTCACTCTACACCCTGAGGGAACATGTGGAGATGATTGAGAGGTCGGTTCTGGAGCCACACAAGGTCAAGTCTTTCCACATCGTCGCCCATTCTTTGGGCTGCATCTTGGCTCTTGCACTCTCTGTCAAGCATCCTGCCTCCGTCAAATCCTTAACTCTTCTAGCACCT CCATATTTTCCAGTACCCAGGGGAGTAGAAGCTAGTCAGTACATGATGAGAAGAGTAGCCCCTCGGCGAGTATGGCCACTGATGGCTTTTGGGTCCTCGATTGCTTGTTGGTATGAGCATATTAGCCGAACCGTTTGCCTTCTCATCTGCAAAAACCACCGTCTCTGGGATTTTCTTACCAAATTACTTACCAGAAACAG GATCAGAACATATTTGATTGAGGGATTTTGCTGCCACACACACAATGCTGCGTGGCACACGCTGCACAATATTATTTGCGGGACTGCAGGGAAAATGGAAGGATATTTGGATGTGGTGAAGAACCGGCTGAAATGCGCGGTGACCGTAATTCACGGTCGAGATGATGAAGTCATCCCAGTTGAATGCAGCTACAATGTTCAATCCAGAGTGCCTCGAGCCCAAGTTAAAGTTGTAGAAAACAAAGATCACATCACCATTGTTGTTGGAAGACAGAAAGCCTTTGCTCGAGAACTCGAGGAGATTTGGAAAATTTCAAGCCTTTAA
- the LOC113705030 gene encoding GDSL esterase/lipase At5g41890-like, translating to MEEFIEDAFNNCTTFFKQSHANRVACNQRTKPFDSKYTHTLIYVSTTIGAGSDPVAIFMTIMEIHTFCAILVVIQLHVFPCVSLTSFVFGDSLVDAGNNDYLFTLSKADSPPYGIDFLPSGGRPTGRFTNGRTIPDIIGQVLGATSFPPPCLAPNTTSNAIHEGINYASGASGILDQTGTFFIGRLTLKEQIGYFEKSRSYMVNLMGEEKTNELLSKAIFSITIGSNDILSYFRPSFPFSGDKIAPEVLQDHMVSNLTTQLKRLRWLGARKFVVVGVGPLGCIPYVRATRLIPEGECSIEVNSVVRGYNSKLKEGLNRLNREVGFGAVFVYANSYDVFRRMIRNYHQYGFENGDGPCCGGYFPPFVCFEGKGKTANASSSFLCSDRAKYVFWDAFHPTEAANLIVAEKLLDGDPSVCSPMNIRQLHHSPIIPIHQRS from the exons ATGGAAGAATTCATCGAAGACGCTTTCAATAATTGTACTACATTCTTCAAGCAAAGTCATGCAAACCGTGTGGCTTGTAATCAACGTACAAAGCCCTTTGACAGTAAATACACGCACACACTTATATATGTGTCTACCACGATTGGTGCTGGCTCTGATCCCGTGGCAATATTCATGACAATAATGGAGATCCATACATTTTGCGCAATATTGGTTGTCATCCAATTGCACGTTTTCCCCTGCGTTTCTTTAACTTCCTTTGTGTTCGGAGACTCATTGGTGGATGCAGGGAACAACGACTACTTGTTTACGCTATCTAAGGCGGATTCTCCACCTTATGGCATCGATTTCCTCCCTTCCGGGGGAAGACCGACCGGAAGGTTTACCAATGGCCGCACAATTCCAGATATAATTG GTCAAGTTCTTGGGGCCACGTCATTTCCTCCGCCTTGCCTGGCCCCTAACACTACATCAAACGCCATTCATGAAGGAATTAATTATGCTTCAGGAGCTTCAGGGATTTTGGACCAAACGGGAACGTTCTTT ATAGGAAGACTGACGCTGAAAGAGCAAATTGGGTATTTTGAAAAGAGTAGGTCATACATGGTGAATCTAATGGGAGAAGAGAAGACCAACGAACTCCTAAGCAAAGCAATCTTCTCCATTACAATTGGATCAAATGATATTCTCAGCTATTTCCGACCATCCTTTCCCTTTTCTGGTGACAAAATAGCTCCAGAAGTGTTGCAAGATCATATGGTTTCCAACTTAACCACGCAGCTTAAG CGACTGCGGTGGTTAGGTGCTCGAAAATTCGTGGTAGTTGGAGTTGGACCTCTTGGATGCATCCCTTATGTCCGTGCCACCCGCCTTATCCCAGAGGGAGAATGTTCGATTGAAGTAAATTCGGTGGTGAGAGGCTACAATAGCAAACTAAAAGAAGGGCTGAATCGACTCAACAGAGAGGTGGGATTTGGAGCTGTATTCGTGTACGCCAATTCCTACGATGTCTTCAGAAGAATGATACGAAATTATCATCAATACG GATTCGAGAATGGGGATGGTCCCTGTTGTGGTGGCTATTTCCCTCCATTTGTTTGCTTCGAAGGAAAGGGGAAGACGGCAAATGCAAGCAGCTCATTTCTGTGCAGTGATCGAGCAAAATATGTGTTCTGGGATGCATTTCATCCAACAGAGGCAGCTAATCTCATAGTCGCAGAGAAGCTGTTAGATGGCGATCCAAGTGTGTGCTCCCCCATGAACATTCGTCAGCTTCACCACTCCCCCATCATTCCCATTCACCAACGGAGCTAA